From the genome of Macrobrachium nipponense isolate FS-2020 chromosome 43, ASM1510439v2, whole genome shotgun sequence, one region includes:
- the LOC135213875 gene encoding tigger transposable element-derived protein 1-like: MDCAGGHATDLHYDGVQVEFLPPNTTSLIQPMDQGVIQAFKALYMRSTMEGLISSIDEGDDDFSLKKYWREYNIATCLANIQNALKGMKQQTLNASWRKLWPDVVHDYEGFTPDEVHHSAVDKAVRLARLVANEGFTDMTAEDINSLIDCHSEPLTNEDLVEMIRSASEEEEEAADDGDDDEPEQRGLTLENLQELCNMARAMQQRAQEIDDNMVRAIEFSNRIDGVMALYKGIFAQMKKQRQQLPITMFLVRRKPPAEVSDTTPPAASPASYRNTTLPPAVTPALSEAAVGDPPPLTTDDEASPEE, translated from the coding sequence ATGGACTGTGCAGGAGGACATGCAACGGATCTGCATTACGACGGGGTTCAAGTGGAGTTCCTGCCGCCCAACACCACTTCCCTCATCCAACCAATGGATCAGGGGGTCATTCAGGCCTTCAAGGCCCTCTACATGAGGTCCACGATGGAGGGCCTCATCTCCTCCATCGACGAAGGCGACGATGACTTCAGCCTCAAGAAATATTGGCGGGAGTACAACATTGCGACGTGCCTGGCCAACATTCAGAACGCTCTTAAGGGGATGAAACAGCAAACACTGAATGCAAGTTGGAGAAAACTGTGGCCAGACGTCGTTCATGACTATGAGGGATTTACGCCAGACGAAGTTCATCACTCCGCCGTAGATAAGGCTGTGAGGCTGGCGCGGTTGGTAGCCAACGAAGGTTTCACCGACATGACGGCAGAAGACATCAACTCACTGATCGACTGCCACTCAGAGCCCCTAACCAACGAGGACCTCGTCGAAATGATAAGATCGGcgagtgaggaagaagaagaggcagccGACGACGGCGATGACGACGAACCTGAGCAACGTGGCCTTACATTGGAAAATCTGCAAGAACTCTGCAACATGGCACGGGCTATGCAACAAAGGGCGCAAGAAATCGATGACAACATGGTTAGAGCCATCGAATTCAGTAACCGTATTGACGGTGTTATGGCGTTGTACAAGGGCATCTTTGCTCAGATGAAAAAACAACGTCAACAACTTCCCATCACGATGTTCCTGGTGCGCCGAAAACCTCCTGCAGAAGTGTCGGATACTACTCCTCCTGCTGCCTCTCCGGCTTCCTACCGAAACACTACGTTGCCTCCTGCTGTTACTCCAGCTCTATCGGAAGCTGCCGTCGGTGATCCCCCGCCTCTAACAACTGACGATGAGGCGTCACCTGAGGAGTAG
- the LOC135213876 gene encoding uncharacterized protein LOC135213876, translating to MKIMKWISLWLMVSDICISLLQIKKGAILKEHGHVKMIHDIAVVTINITAIDEQQQELNGLMGRIESLMSTNQNNSILLKLREDISQVLPKRIKKRSLLPFIGTALNTLFGVATDGDVDKDRARIEKLEMWAAERGTIMTKVIDATNKNQNLIVKLKDFVNNMAQNITTEINDLNKSQYVTKLLFETETFLLNHKELLNAVMLAAKNILSPYLISPSELHLVIEKCIEVTAKDILIMMDERRQQKGKNEDRYGALDRTIKRECTKAKEKWMDEICEGLDKRDERRKYDKVKEITFKKKRNISTGIKKKADGTIVMESKEILERWTEYDGELFDDDRVEYLDLNDNGEGPSMIRSEIEAS from the exons atgaagataat gaaatggatttcactatggctcatggtgagcgatatctgcatctccctcttgcaaatcaagaagggagcaatcctAAAAGAACATGGTCATGTGAAGATGATACACGATATAGCGGTTGTAACCATCAACATTACAGCTATAGACGAACAGCAACAAGAGCTTAATGGTTTAATGGGAAGAATTGAAAGTCTCATGTCTACTAACCAGAACAATTCTATTTTATTAAAGCTTAGGGAAGATATAAGTCAAGTGTTACCCAAGAGAATTAAGAAAAGGTCATTGTTGCCATTCATTGGCACagccttaaacactttgtttggtgtagctactgatggtgatgtagataaagatagggctagaatagaaaaattagaaatgtgggccgcagaacgaggtaccatcatgaccaaagtcattgatgcaactaacaagaaccagaatttgattgttaaactaaaggactttgttaacaacatggctcagaatattactacagagataaatgacttaaacAAGTCACAATATGTAACTAAGTTGttatttgaaacagaaacctttttgTTGAATCATAAGGAACTGTTAAATGCAGTAATGTTAGCcgctaaaaacattttatcaccatacctcatcagtcctagtgagttgcaccttgtaattgaaaaat gcattgaggtcactgcca AGGATATCTTGATAATGATGGACGAAAGAAGGCagcaaaagggtaaaaatgaagatagatatggagctctggatagaacTATTAAGAGGGAATGCACGAAGGCAAAGGAGAAATGGATGGATGAGATTTGTGAAGGTTTGGATAAAAGGGATGAACGGAGAAAGTATGATAAGGtgaaagaaattacttttaaaaagaagagaaacatcagcactggtataaaaaaaaaagcggatgGAACTATAGTAATGGAGTCAAAAGAAATATTGGAAAGATGGACGGAATATGATGGAGAATTATTTGATGACGATAGAGTGGAATATCTAGATTTGAATGATAACGGAGAGGGACCAAGTATGATTAGATCAGAGATAGAGGCatcttaa